From a region of the Candidatus Jettenia caeni genome:
- a CDS encoding quinolinate synthase, whose product MIPVSTIADKIKELKVKRNAVILAHNYQRGEVQDIADFAGDSLGLSQQAAKTKADIIVFCGVHFMAETASLLCPGKLVLLPDEHAGCPMANMITIKQLQIKKKEHPQAKVVCYVNSTAAVKAESDICCTSSNAVKIVSSIPKDEEILFIPDKSLGGYVASKLNRPMILWEGYCPTHHRILAEHIIKLKEEHPHARIVVHPECTSDVIALADHVASTTGIAKYCRENDAREFIIGTEIGILHRLKKENPEKSFYAITKLADCSNMKLITLEKVLWSLEDLVYQVKVPDTIAGKARTAIQRMLDLS is encoded by the coding sequence ATGATACCTGTGTCTACCATAGCAGATAAAATAAAGGAATTAAAGGTAAAAAGAAATGCTGTAATCCTTGCACATAATTACCAGAGGGGAGAAGTGCAGGATATTGCAGACTTTGCTGGCGATTCGTTAGGGCTTTCGCAGCAAGCAGCGAAGACAAAAGCTGATATTATCGTATTCTGTGGTGTGCATTTCATGGCAGAAACGGCTTCCCTGCTTTGTCCCGGCAAACTGGTATTATTACCTGATGAACATGCAGGATGCCCTATGGCCAATATGATCACCATAAAACAACTTCAGATAAAGAAAAAGGAACACCCACAAGCCAAGGTAGTCTGTTATGTAAATAGCACCGCCGCAGTAAAGGCTGAGAGTGATATATGCTGCACATCCTCTAATGCAGTGAAGATTGTTTCATCAATTCCCAAAGATGAAGAAATCCTGTTCATACCTGATAAAAGTCTGGGGGGTTATGTAGCATCAAAACTGAATCGGCCTATGATACTCTGGGAAGGATATTGCCCCACCCACCACAGGATATTGGCTGAACACATTATAAAATTGAAGGAAGAACACCCCCATGCCAGGATTGTGGTACATCCGGAGTGTACTTCTGATGTAATAGCATTAGCAGACCATGTTGCCAGTACCACAGGCATTGCCAAGTATTGCAGGGAAAACGATGCCCGGGAATTTATTATAGGAACAGAGATTGGTATCCTGCATCGTTTAAAGAAAGAGAATCCTGAAAAATCTTTCTATGCAATTACGAAACTTGCCGATTGTTCCAATATGAAACTTATTACCCTGGAAAAGGTGTTATGGTCTCTGGAGGACCTCGTTTATCAGGTAAAGGTGCCGGATACTATTGCAGGGAAGGCGCGAACAGCAATCCAAAGAATGCTGGATTTATCATAA
- a CDS encoding putative universal stress protein: MIVLKKILCPVDHSECSYLALKYAISLALKDEAKLYLMHVIDSRFYDTEIYKFSPYNKPEEIDVAKIRANLIKSLPEGTTDVLEVETIIVKGVPFYEITNAAKEIGVDIIVMGTHGRTGISHVMMGSVAEKVVRKAPCPVLMVRMPSTPPVIPSGSIPGAS, from the coding sequence ATGATCGTATTAAAGAAGATATTATGTCCTGTAGACCACTCCGAATGTTCGTATCTTGCCTTAAAATATGCAATTTCTTTGGCGCTGAAAGATGAAGCAAAATTATATCTCATGCATGTAATAGATTCCCGTTTTTACGATACAGAAATATACAAATTCAGCCCTTATAATAAGCCCGAGGAGATTGATGTTGCCAAAATTCGGGCAAATTTAATAAAGAGTCTCCCTGAGGGAACAACGGATGTATTGGAGGTAGAAACTATTATCGTAAAGGGTGTGCCCTTTTATGAGATAACAAACGCTGCTAAGGAAATCGGGGTAGATATTATCGTAATGGGCACGCATGGAAGAACTGGAATTTCTCATGTTATGATGGGTAGTGTAGCAGAAAAGGTTGTCCGCAAGGCACCCTGCCCAGTCCTTATGGTTAGAATGCCATCTACACCCCCTGTTATTCCCAGCGGGAGTATTCCTGGCGCAAGTTGA
- a CDS encoding methyltransferase, translating into MSPYKRIIDKAWSLRKKYINYTATNVFRLVNSYGDALPEVTIDVYDKNFLIQYFKPYEEHTKNKISIALNEIFKPENITQKTRLKGEDVETRLIFGPEIPKDFVVVENSIKFNISFQDGGGTGLFLDQRDNRKKIQTLSKGKELLNCFCYTSSFSVYAGLGGANRTVNVDLSKKAIEWSKKNFSLNQLDRNNHEFIVGDVWDWIKRFQKKGRLFDVIILDPPSFSTSKTRVFSVEKDFPELIGIGLNILRDDGILIFSTNIAKINFSKFFQLLPRIKNYTSKAYKIIDVSSQGLDFPIDGIYLIEPYLKFIMLTC; encoded by the coding sequence ATGTCACCCTATAAGCGAATTATTGACAAAGCGTGGTCTTTAAGAAAAAAGTATATAAATTATACTGCCACAAATGTGTTTCGTCTGGTAAATTCTTATGGAGATGCCTTACCTGAGGTAACGATTGATGTTTATGATAAAAATTTCCTGATCCAATATTTCAAGCCATATGAAGAGCATACAAAAAATAAGATTTCTATCGCCCTTAACGAAATCTTTAAACCAGAAAATATCACACAAAAGACACGATTGAAAGGAGAAGATGTTGAGACCCGTCTTATTTTTGGGCCAGAAATTCCTAAAGATTTTGTAGTAGTGGAGAATAGCATAAAGTTCAATATATCATTTCAGGATGGCGGTGGTACCGGACTTTTTCTCGATCAAAGGGATAATAGAAAAAAGATACAAACCCTGTCCAAAGGTAAAGAGTTATTAAACTGTTTTTGTTACACCTCCTCCTTTTCAGTTTATGCGGGCCTGGGTGGTGCTAACAGGACGGTTAATGTTGATTTGTCGAAAAAGGCAATAGAATGGAGTAAGAAAAATTTTTCACTCAATCAACTGGATAGAAACAATCATGAGTTTATCGTGGGGGATGTGTGGGATTGGATCAAAAGATTTCAAAAAAAGGGCCGATTATTTGATGTAATTATTTTGGATCCTCCAAGTTTTTCCACCAGTAAAACAAGGGTATTTAGCGTGGAAAAGGATTTTCCGGAATTAATCGGGATCGGACTCAATATCCTTCGCGATGATGGCATTCTTATCTTCTCTACCAATATAGCGAAAATCAACTTTTCAAAATTTTTTCAGCTATTGCCCAGGATTAAAAATTATACATCAAAGGCATACAAGATTATTGACGTATCATCACAGGGATTGGATTTTCCTATTGATGGAATTTATTTGATAGAACCCTATCTGAAGTTTATCATGTTGACGTGTTAA
- a CDS encoding phenylalanyl-tRNA synthase beta subunit yields MKISYNWLKEYAYFYLSPEELADKLTNAGLVVADIKPVEDDYCLEVEVTSNRPDCLGIIGITREVIAAVGGALHIPDTDFETLSAKVTKFIDVTVEDPVLCPHYTARVVRHVTVRPSPEWMQKKLRCIGIRPVNNIVDITNYVMMETGQPIHAFDLDKIADQKIVVRRALDGEMIVVINGVKRALFHDMLVIADSKRPVAIAGVMGGKETEVSDSTRNILLECALFEPGHVRRTSKELGVFTDSSYRFERSTDPGGIELASKRAVKLMKELADGEIVSGVIDIKQREYEKKRIPLRIERLQRILGIEIKRDIASDILKRLQFTIVNEVDNFIDVVVPSFRGDIYREIDLIEEIARIYGYNNIPAKTSICVRGSIKSKYEAVEDCIRQFLIGLGFYEVKTFSIVDISPLQSVKLWSERESLDIANPLRQEESRMRTSLLPSLINTKRYNVNHGNESIKIFEIARVYLAGDKLPHEKTCLSLLIDADFFTLKGIIESLVLHLGISSLKREWIPFSEPKLFRDERAAKIQLDDKTLGYLGEASRELGFKTSFCLSELDMDFLAEKSNFEKRYHPLSPYPPVFRDLAIIVDEEVPWTSIEKCITATHISFLKGIHFFDVYRGKQIPAGKKSVAFNLCFQAEDRTLKSEEVETAEWTILDVLHTTLDAELRKL; encoded by the coding sequence ATGAAGATCAGCTATAACTGGTTAAAAGAATATGCGTATTTTTACTTATCTCCTGAAGAGCTTGCTGATAAGTTAACCAATGCAGGATTGGTAGTTGCCGATATTAAACCGGTAGAAGACGATTACTGCCTGGAGGTAGAAGTTACTTCCAATCGACCAGATTGCCTTGGTATTATTGGTATAACGCGTGAAGTAATTGCGGCGGTCGGAGGAGCGTTACACATACCGGATACGGATTTTGAGACACTATCTGCCAAGGTAACAAAATTTATTGATGTTACCGTTGAAGATCCTGTGTTATGTCCTCATTATACCGCCAGAGTTGTACGGCATGTAACCGTGAGACCCTCTCCGGAGTGGATGCAAAAAAAGTTGAGGTGTATAGGTATCCGGCCGGTAAATAATATTGTAGATATCACAAATTATGTGATGATGGAGACGGGACAACCGATCCATGCTTTTGATTTGGATAAGATCGCAGATCAAAAAATCGTGGTAAGAAGAGCTTTAGACGGGGAAATGATTGTTGTTATAAACGGAGTAAAGCGGGCGCTTTTTCATGATATGCTGGTTATTGCCGACAGCAAAAGGCCGGTAGCTATTGCAGGTGTTATGGGAGGCAAGGAAACAGAAGTATCTGATTCAACCAGGAATATCCTTCTGGAATGCGCTTTATTTGAGCCAGGACACGTGCGACGCACATCAAAGGAGTTAGGCGTATTCACGGATTCATCGTATCGTTTTGAGCGGAGTACAGATCCGGGGGGTATAGAACTGGCGTCTAAAAGGGCTGTAAAGCTTATGAAAGAATTGGCTGATGGAGAAATAGTGAGCGGAGTTATTGATATAAAGCAGAGAGAGTATGAGAAGAAAAGGATTCCGCTTCGTATAGAAAGACTTCAGAGAATTTTGGGCATAGAAATAAAAAGAGACATTGCCAGCGATATCCTAAAAAGGCTTCAATTTACTATCGTAAACGAGGTTGATAACTTTATAGATGTTGTGGTGCCAAGCTTCCGGGGTGATATTTATCGTGAGATTGACCTGATTGAGGAAATAGCCAGAATTTATGGGTACAATAACATTCCTGCAAAGACATCCATTTGTGTCCGGGGCAGTATAAAAAGCAAATATGAGGCGGTAGAGGATTGTATTCGTCAGTTTCTCATTGGTCTTGGGTTTTATGAAGTCAAGACCTTTAGTATTGTCGATATTTCACCATTACAATCAGTAAAACTGTGGTCAGAGCGAGAGTCCCTGGATATTGCCAATCCGCTTAGACAGGAAGAGAGTCGCATGCGGACGAGCTTATTACCAAGCCTTATTAACACCAAGAGATATAATGTGAATCATGGTAACGAATCCATAAAGATATTTGAGATCGCCAGAGTTTATCTTGCAGGCGATAAACTGCCTCACGAAAAGACCTGTTTATCCCTGCTCATAGATGCGGATTTTTTCACTTTGAAGGGTATTATTGAATCATTAGTATTGCACTTAGGTATCTCTTCTTTAAAACGTGAATGGATTCCCTTCAGTGAACCCAAATTGTTTAGGGATGAAAGGGCAGCAAAGATTCAACTCGATGATAAAACTTTGGGGTATTTGGGGGAGGCTAGCAGAGAATTGGGGTTTAAAACATCCTTCTGTTTATCCGAGTTGGATATGGACTTCCTGGCAGAAAAATCAAATTTTGAAAAAAGATATCATCCTTTGTCGCCATACCCCCCTGTCTTTCGCGATCTGGCAATTATTGTTGATGAAGAGGTACCGTGGACGTCTATTGAAAAGTGTATTACGGCTACCCATATATCCTTCTTAAAAGGAATACATTTTTTTGATGTTTATCGTGGCAAGCAGATACCGGCAGGAAAAAAAAGCGTTGCCTTTAACCTTTGTTTTCAAGCTGAAGACCGTACGCTAAAAAGTGAAGAGGTTGAAACTGCTGAGTGGACTATCCTCGATGTGCTTCATACAACACTCGATGCAGAATTGCGAAAGCTATAA
- a CDS encoding phenylalanyl-tRNA synthase alpha subunit codes for MFKKTEKVKRDLQEEIRAVTTLKDAEQLKIKYLGRKGIIQDFMKLIPTLPAEQRAAFGQQINALKAEVASFIEEVIEKLSREPVLKVNHEIFDITLPGKLPVTGKKHPLTQTIDDVKEVFARLGFDVVYGPEVELEYYNFEALNIPADHPSRTDFDTFYIKNDILLRSQTSTVQIRIMEKQKPPIRIIAPGKVYRPDTVDARHSFMFHQVEGLLVDEGVSFADLKEVLNQFIKTYFGKDVRMRFRPSFFPFTEPSAEVDISCSLCSGKGCSVCSYSGWVEILGAGMVDPHVFKAVHYDTEKYTGFAFGMGVERITMLKHGISDIRLFYENDIRFLSQF; via the coding sequence ATGTTCAAAAAAACAGAAAAAGTAAAAAGAGACTTACAAGAAGAAATTCGTGCGGTGACTACATTGAAAGATGCAGAGCAACTCAAGATAAAATATCTTGGAAGAAAAGGTATTATCCAGGATTTCATGAAACTTATTCCAACGTTACCGGCAGAGCAACGTGCTGCATTCGGACAACAAATTAACGCTTTAAAGGCGGAAGTTGCCAGTTTCATAGAAGAGGTTATAGAAAAATTATCCCGTGAACCGGTTCTAAAAGTTAACCATGAGATATTTGATATAACCTTGCCGGGGAAATTGCCTGTCACAGGGAAAAAGCATCCACTTACTCAAACCATTGACGATGTCAAAGAAGTATTTGCCCGATTGGGTTTCGATGTCGTTTACGGACCTGAGGTAGAGCTGGAGTATTATAATTTTGAGGCCTTAAATATTCCGGCGGATCATCCCTCCCGAACTGATTTTGATACCTTCTATATTAAAAACGATATTCTTTTAAGAAGCCAGACGTCTACGGTTCAGATTCGTATTATGGAGAAACAAAAACCGCCGATCCGTATTATTGCCCCTGGCAAAGTATACAGACCTGATACGGTTGACGCCAGGCATTCATTTATGTTTCATCAGGTAGAAGGTCTGCTCGTGGATGAGGGGGTAAGCTTTGCAGACCTGAAGGAAGTACTGAACCAATTTATTAAAACCTATTTTGGCAAGGATGTCCGGATGCGTTTTAGACCATCCTTTTTTCCCTTTACAGAACCGAGTGCCGAGGTAGATATTTCGTGTTCTCTGTGTTCGGGTAAGGGATGCAGTGTTTGTTCTTACAGTGGATGGGTGGAAATACTAGGAGCCGGAATGGTTGATCCTCATGTATTCAAAGCTGTCCATTATGATACTGAAAAATATACGGGTTTTGCGTTTGGGATGGGAGTAGAGAGGATTACCATGCTAAAACACGGTATCTCTGATATCCGCCTTTTTTATGAAAATGATATACGTTTTCTCTCTCAATTTTAG
- a CDS encoding translation initiation factor IF-3, whose product MIDENGAQVGVISKEEALAKAKGVEQDLVEVAPDANPPVCRIMNYGKYKYKQKKKMHQKQHVVQLKELRIRPKTGEHDIQTKIRQARKFLESKNRVLINMLFKGRERAHSELGENILKQFATALEDIAKVEKEKIADERKMGMILAPK is encoded by the coding sequence TTGATAGATGAGAATGGTGCGCAGGTTGGGGTGATTAGCAAAGAAGAAGCCCTTGCAAAAGCAAAGGGCGTGGAGCAAGACCTTGTTGAGGTAGCTCCGGATGCAAATCCTCCTGTTTGCCGGATTATGAACTACGGCAAGTATAAATATAAACAAAAGAAAAAGATGCATCAAAAGCAGCATGTAGTTCAATTGAAAGAATTAAGAATAAGGCCAAAAACCGGAGAACACGATATTCAAACGAAGATTCGTCAGGCGAGGAAATTTTTAGAAAGCAAAAATCGTGTACTCATTAATATGCTGTTTAAAGGAAGAGAACGGGCTCATTCTGAGCTGGGAGAAAATATTTTAAAACAGTTTGCTACCGCATTAGAGGATATTGCTAAGGTGGAAAAGGAAAAGATAGCAGATGAGCGAAAAATGGGAATGATCCTGGCGCCTAAGTGA
- a CDS encoding threonyl-tRNA synthase, whose amino-acid sequence MVKVTLPDGTKKECKDTLAASVVTGNTKEDLEILRHSAAHIMAQAVSRLFPGVKLGIGPTIENGFYYDFGLQHGLSEEDLKKIEEEMFRIIREDLVFKRTELPRDAAIKKMEALGQPFKVELIKDIESDTVSFYSQDDFVDLCRGPHIHRTGALKVFKLLNVAGAYWRGKETNPMLQRIYGTAFFTQTELEKYLKFLEEAEKRDHRKIGKDLDLFSFHEEGGPGLTFWHPKGARMRNLIENFWREEHFKRGYEILYSPHIAKINLWKTSGHWNFYRESMYSPIDVEGQEYILKPMNCPFAVLMYKTKLHSYRELPLRWGELGTVYRYERSGVLHGLLRVRGFTQDDAHIFCTPDQLEDEILGVLELAQFMLSSFGFHEYEIELSVRGKGEKEKYIGRDDVWDHAENALKIALDKKGLPYIRMEGEAKFYGPAIDIKVRDALGRGWQGPTIQVDFNLPERFDVKYVGSDGFHHQVVMVHRTVLGAMERFIGCLIEHYAGDFPLWIAPIQMRILPITDTHIEHAKKLQALLLSKSFRVECDTGNAKINYKIREGTLEKIPYLLIVGDKEMQDGTVSVRSRRKGNEGAVSVEDFIKNIDAEIREKR is encoded by the coding sequence ATGGTTAAGGTTACATTGCCTGACGGGACAAAAAAAGAGTGTAAAGATACTCTGGCTGCATCTGTAGTTACCGGGAATACAAAAGAAGATTTGGAAATTCTTCGTCACAGTGCAGCTCATATTATGGCACAAGCGGTCAGCAGGTTATTTCCTGGTGTGAAACTCGGTATAGGTCCTACTATTGAGAATGGATTCTATTACGATTTTGGTCTTCAGCACGGTCTGTCTGAAGAGGATCTGAAAAAAATTGAAGAGGAAATGTTCAGAATTATCCGGGAGGATCTTGTCTTTAAAAGGACGGAATTACCGCGTGACGCCGCTATAAAGAAGATGGAAGCTCTTGGACAGCCTTTTAAAGTGGAACTTATTAAGGATATCGAGAGTGATACAGTATCGTTCTATTCACAAGACGACTTTGTAGATTTGTGCCGTGGACCCCATATTCATCGGACAGGAGCGCTAAAGGTCTTTAAACTTCTGAACGTAGCAGGCGCTTATTGGCGTGGAAAAGAGACGAATCCCATGCTGCAGCGCATTTATGGCACTGCATTTTTTACTCAGACTGAGCTTGAGAAATATTTAAAATTCCTGGAAGAGGCGGAAAAACGGGATCATCGGAAAATAGGCAAAGATCTGGATCTCTTTAGCTTCCATGAAGAGGGGGGACCGGGGTTAACCTTTTGGCATCCAAAAGGCGCCCGGATGCGGAATCTGATAGAGAATTTTTGGAGGGAAGAACATTTCAAGCGGGGGTATGAGATACTTTATAGTCCGCACATAGCAAAAATCAATTTATGGAAGACCAGTGGTCATTGGAATTTTTATCGGGAGAGTATGTACTCGCCTATAGATGTTGAGGGGCAGGAATATATCCTGAAGCCTATGAATTGCCCCTTTGCTGTGCTTATGTATAAGACGAAACTCCACAGTTACCGTGAGCTTCCCTTACGATGGGGGGAACTAGGAACTGTATACCGATACGAGAGGTCCGGTGTCTTACATGGCTTGCTGCGTGTACGAGGGTTTACTCAGGATGATGCTCATATATTCTGTACCCCTGATCAGCTAGAGGATGAGATACTGGGGGTATTAGAACTGGCTCAGTTTATGCTATCAAGCTTCGGGTTTCATGAATATGAGATAGAATTAAGTGTGCGTGGCAAGGGTGAAAAAGAAAAGTATATAGGACGGGATGATGTTTGGGATCATGCCGAAAATGCCTTAAAAATTGCCCTTGATAAGAAAGGGTTGCCGTATATCCGCATGGAAGGAGAGGCAAAATTTTATGGTCCGGCCATTGATATTAAGGTTAGGGATGCTCTTGGAAGAGGATGGCAGGGGCCTACCATTCAGGTAGATTTTAATCTTCCTGAGAGGTTTGATGTGAAGTATGTTGGTTCAGACGGTTTTCATCATCAGGTAGTAATGGTTCATCGTACAGTCCTGGGCGCTATGGAACGATTTATAGGATGCTTGATAGAACACTATGCTGGTGATTTTCCGTTATGGATAGCGCCAATTCAAATGCGGATATTGCCGATTACTGATACGCATATTGAGCATGCAAAAAAATTGCAAGCGTTGTTGCTTTCAAAGAGTTTTAGGGTAGAATGTGATACAGGGAATGCAAAGATTAATTATAAAATACGGGAAGGCACCCTGGAAAAAATTCCTTATTTATTGATTGTCGGTGATAAAGAAATGCAAGATGGCACTGTTTCTGTCAGGAGTAGAAGGAAAGGGAATGAGGGGGCAGTTTCTGTTGAAGATTTTATAAAAAATATCGATGCTGAAATTCGGGAAAAGAGATAG
- a CDS encoding 50S ribosomal protein L35 — MPKLKTHKGLKKRIKISAKGKVKRPKAGKSHLMSGKSGRKKEHLRKKDEVSPAFSKNMKRALRLR, encoded by the coding sequence ATGCCAAAATTAAAAACCCATAAAGGGCTTAAGAAAAGAATAAAGATTAGTGCTAAAGGCAAGGTAAAGAGGCCGAAGGCCGGGAAAAGCCACTTAATGTCCGGAAAGTCAGGAAGAAAAAAGGAACATTTGAGAAAAAAAGATGAAGTATCCCCTGCTTTCAGTAAGAATATGAAAAGAGCTTTACGATTGCGTTAA
- a CDS encoding 50S ribosomal protein L20, whose product MPRATKGAARKRSRKRLLNKTEGYWGGRGNLYRKAMETYIRAMVFSFRDRKARKRKFRELWISRINAAVRERGMSYSRFISGLVKANVDLNRKMLAEMAVNDKPAFDKLVEQVKAAAG is encoded by the coding sequence ATGCCAAGAGCAACAAAAGGTGCTGCAAGAAAAAGGTCAAGAAAAAGGTTATTAAACAAAACAGAGGGCTACTGGGGCGGAAGAGGTAACTTATACCGCAAGGCCATGGAAACCTATATCCGTGCTATGGTCTTTTCATTCCGGGACAGGAAGGCGCGTAAGAGGAAATTCAGAGAATTATGGATTTCCAGAATTAATGCTGCCGTAAGGGAACGTGGCATGTCCTATAGCCGTTTTATCAGTGGATTAGTCAAGGCCAATGTGGATTTAAATCGAAAAATGCTGGCTGAAATGGCGGTAAATGACAAACCTGCCTTTGATAAGTTAGTTGAACAAGTAAAGGCAGCAGCAGGATAA